Proteins encoded by one window of Alphaproteobacteria bacterium SS10:
- a CDS encoding radical SAM protein, with amino-acid sequence MRKTYLYQVNITRDCNLRCTHCYIHSDVKKASGKMAPQNFRKIFADIGEHMSQIGYDHAEIHVIGGEPTILGLPFFEENIPPARAAIEEAASRMDKPFSFEIIMVSNLLSRDILPIAKFFDRINTSYEPETRFPKPKLEQMWRDNLALLKDNGLDVGVTTAMTKHVVERGAASLLDFHYDQGIKQIHFGFFIPSGDGLVNRDEMFPEFVETSNFLIEAAHWYFERRDDDPDLFVNPVESMLSGITSGEPLDDIVCPIIAGSMDIDWNGQTATCLEAGGGLNPEWLGNVVQSSVAEVAKSPGFRAHVLEAAKPKKECRTCDEYRVCRSGCGVIFKYWNPEVDEDCPGFKKFIKFMRHSHDENGIRPRYEEYRGKVAF; translated from the coding sequence ATGCGTAAAACCTATCTTTATCAGGTGAACATCACACGGGACTGCAACCTGCGTTGCACCCATTGCTACATCCACTCAGACGTCAAAAAAGCGTCGGGCAAAATGGCGCCGCAGAACTTCCGCAAGATTTTCGCGGATATCGGCGAGCACATGTCCCAGATTGGTTATGACCACGCCGAGATCCACGTGATTGGCGGGGAACCAACCATTCTCGGCCTACCGTTCTTTGAAGAGAATATTCCACCTGCACGCGCAGCCATTGAGGAAGCCGCGAGCCGGATGGATAAGCCATTCAGCTTTGAGATCATTATGGTCTCGAACCTGTTGTCTCGAGATATCCTCCCGATCGCTAAATTCTTCGACCGGATCAACACGTCGTACGAGCCAGAGACCCGCTTCCCTAAACCGAAGCTGGAGCAGATGTGGCGCGATAATCTGGCGCTCCTGAAAGACAATGGCCTCGATGTTGGTGTCACCACAGCGATGACCAAACACGTGGTGGAGCGTGGTGCGGCTAGTCTGCTCGACTTCCATTATGACCAGGGCATTAAGCAGATCCATTTCGGCTTCTTCATTCCATCGGGCGATGGGCTCGTAAACCGGGATGAGATGTTCCCTGAGTTTGTTGAGACCTCGAACTTCCTGATCGAAGCCGCCCATTGGTATTTCGAACGGCGGGACGATGATCCCGACCTGTTTGTGAACCCGGTCGAAAGTATGCTGTCGGGTATTACGTCAGGTGAGCCGTTGGACGATATCGTCTGCCCAATCATCGCGGGCTCAATGGATATCGACTGGAATGGTCAGACCGCGACCTGCCTTGAGGCTGGCGGTGGCCTAAACCCAGAATGGCTGGGCAATGTGGTGCAGAGCTCTGTCGCCGAGGTGGCGAAATCGCCGGGCTTCCGTGCCCATGTGCTTGAGGCTGCGAAGCCGAAGAAAGAGTGCCGGACCTGTGATGAGTATCGGGTCTGCCGCTCCGGCTGTGGCGTGATCTTCAAATACTGGAACCCGGAAGTCGATGAGGACTGCCCGGGCTTCAAGAAGTTCATAAAGTTTATGCGCCACTCCCATGACGAGAACGGCATCCGCCCCCGTTATGAAGAGTATCGCGGCAAGGTGGCCTTCTAA
- a CDS encoding DUF4864 domain-containing protein translates to MTAVLGFGGPSPAIASESAAHKTEPLKAAATKQAELVSNLTGEDVISSDQTPSSAQGALPAPATQEDLGAIETVINSQLEAFALDDAETAFAFASPGIQRRFGSANLFIRMVKSSYAPLISPSQVFFGEAQPSNNRDAIVQRVTFQDDNGLLVEALYRMVQIDGGEWRIAGCVLRQSAERAL, encoded by the coding sequence ATGACGGCTGTACTTGGGTTTGGAGGACCCAGCCCGGCAATTGCCAGCGAAAGTGCAGCCCATAAAACAGAACCGCTAAAGGCAGCAGCGACAAAGCAAGCGGAGCTTGTAAGCAACCTAACCGGGGAAGACGTAATCTCCTCGGACCAGACCCCTAGCAGCGCGCAAGGGGCCCTGCCTGCGCCCGCGACCCAGGAAGATCTGGGCGCCATCGAAACCGTGATCAACAGCCAGTTGGAAGCCTTCGCCCTAGATGATGCGGAGACGGCATTTGCGTTTGCCTCACCGGGCATTCAACGCCGCTTTGGCTCGGCCAACCTGTTTATCCGGATGGTTAAGTCCAGTTATGCGCCGCTAATCTCACCATCCCAGGTGTTCTTTGGTGAGGCCCAGCCCAGCAACAATCGCGATGCGATCGTACAGCGTGTGACCTTCCAGGATGATAATGGCCTACTGGTTGAGGCGCTGTATCGCATGGTGCAGATAGATGGCGGTGAATGGCGTATCGCGGGATGTGTCCTGCGTCAGTCAGCGGAGCGCGCGCTCTAG
- a CDS encoding carboxymuconolactone decarboxylase family protein → MVDFTFHTVESAPEGSTKILEGATKKLGFTPNLFAAQAESPLALEAYTTLSALIGEKSTFTPTEQQVVFFTGNTYHGCTFCVAAHTAISKGQKVDDAVIEALRNEEPLADAKLEALRQFAFKVIDQRGWVSDADTQAFLDAGYTQAHILEVVTLVGLKVLSNYTNHFAHTPLNDAFKPFEWTDPRQQAAE, encoded by the coding sequence ATGGTTGATTTCACCTTCCACACGGTTGAGAGCGCGCCCGAAGGCTCAACAAAGATCCTTGAAGGCGCTACGAAGAAGCTTGGCTTCACCCCCAATCTTTTCGCCGCCCAGGCAGAGTCACCACTGGCGCTTGAAGCCTACACAACCTTAAGCGCCCTAATCGGTGAGAAGTCGACTTTCACCCCCACCGAACAACAGGTGGTCTTCTTCACCGGCAACACCTATCACGGCTGCACCTTCTGCGTGGCGGCGCATACCGCGATCTCAAAAGGTCAGAAGGTCGATGATGCGGTGATCGAAGCACTGCGGAATGAAGAGCCGCTCGCCGATGCGAAACTCGAGGCTCTGCGCCAGTTCGCCTTCAAGGTGATCGACCAGCGTGGCTGGGTCAGCGATGCGGACACGCAAGCCTTCCTCGATGCCGGGTATACCCAGGCGCATATTCTGGAGGTGGTCACGCTCGTCGGCCTTAAGGTGCTGTCGAACTACACCAACCACTTCGCGCATACGCCGCTCAATGATGCGTTTAAGCCGTTTGAGTGGACCGACCCACGCCAGCAGGCCGCTGAGTAA
- the gpt gene encoding xanthine phosphoribosyltransferase: MPSDDTTPQPDKSFPVSWEELHRNAKALAWRLIDGHDGEPWKGVVAVTRGGLVPAAVVARELDIRMIETVCISSYSGTKSGEANILKGFDAPDGGKGWLIVDDLVDTGKTAKVLRDMLPNAHFATVYAKPQGRPLVDTFVTEVSQDTWIFFPWDVDLQFAKPIASLRAG, encoded by the coding sequence ATGCCTTCAGACGATACAACTCCCCAGCCCGATAAGAGCTTTCCCGTTTCCTGGGAAGAGCTGCACCGCAATGCCAAGGCGCTCGCTTGGCGCCTGATTGATGGCCATGACGGCGAACCCTGGAAGGGTGTGGTGGCCGTGACCCGTGGTGGTCTTGTGCCGGCAGCCGTTGTCGCGCGTGAGCTTGATATCCGGATGATTGAAACGGTCTGTATCTCATCCTATTCCGGCACAAAGTCAGGTGAGGCCAATATTCTGAAAGGCTTCGATGCCCCTGATGGTGGCAAGGGCTGGCTGATCGTTGATGATCTGGTCGACACCGGTAAGACCGCCAAGGTGCTGCGCGATATGCTGCCGAACGCTCATTTCGCCACCGTCTACGCCAAGCCCCAGGGCCGCCCCTTGGTTGATACCTTCGTGACCGAGGTTAGCCAGGACACCTGGATCTTCTTCCCCTGGGATGTCGACCTGCAATTTGCCAAGCCAATCGCTAGTCTGCGCGCCGGGTAA
- a CDS encoding acyl-CoA thioesterase — protein sequence MAERPTPPKRADFRQFETVDTRWSDNDMYGHVNNAAFYRFFDTAVNRYLIEAGVLNPVESEVIGLVVETGCQFFAPASFPERLELGIKVAKLGTSSVRYELGVFGQADQPGGELAKAAGFFTHVYVDAKSRRPVPLPGGLRDLLERTLT from the coding sequence TTGGCCGAACGCCCCACCCCACCGAAGCGTGCCGATTTCCGGCAGTTTGAGACCGTGGATACCCGCTGGTCGGATAACGACATGTATGGCCATGTTAACAACGCGGCCTTCTACCGGTTCTTTGATACCGCCGTGAACCGTTACCTGATTGAGGCTGGGGTTCTAAACCCGGTCGAGAGCGAGGTCATCGGACTGGTGGTCGAAACCGGCTGCCAGTTCTTTGCCCCCGCCAGCTTTCCGGAGCGGCTGGAGCTAGGGATCAAGGTGGCCAAACTTGGCACCTCCTCCGTCCGGTATGAGCTGGGCGTGTTTGGCCAGGCGGATCAACCTGGCGGCGAATTGGCAAAAGCTGCTGGGTTTTTTACCCATGTCTATGTGGATGCCAAAAGCCGCCGCCCAGTCCCATTACCTGGGGGTTTGCGTGACCTGTTGGAGCGGACGCTCACGTGA
- a CDS encoding phosphotransferase produces MSSASLSSEPLLDDATDDMSRDQARQAFAEQHLGAGVEPVALPADASFRRYYRVVSDGGTSWLLMDAPPEHENLAAYLRVAGYLHTHGFSAPAIKAQDLAQGFALIEDFGDQTYTRLLNAGAEEAPLYALAIDALAALHQKPLPNSDAGFDLYNKERLLTEASLFPDWYWAYIKGEGPTSAERSTFMGLVEAQLDAVANRQVCVVLRDYHVDNLMLRPDQAAGSLESCGLLDFQDALIGAKAYDLMSLLEDARRDLSDDLVAAMIDRYCAALPGTDRDVLMADYKILGMTRHAKILGIFVRLNERDGKPKYLKHLPRVARLLARSLTAPSLVPMAQFLDDACPGWRNPPQV; encoded by the coding sequence ATGTCGTCTGCTTCCCTGTCGTCTGAACCGCTGCTTGATGATGCCACTGACGATATGAGCCGGGATCAAGCACGCCAAGCATTTGCGGAACAGCATCTGGGGGCTGGGGTTGAGCCCGTGGCCCTGCCTGCCGATGCCTCCTTCCGCCGCTACTACCGTGTGGTCAGCGATGGCGGCACATCCTGGCTATTAATGGATGCCCCGCCCGAGCATGAGAATTTGGCCGCCTATCTGCGTGTGGCCGGTTACCTCCACACCCATGGTTTCTCTGCCCCCGCCATCAAGGCCCAGGATTTGGCCCAAGGCTTTGCCCTGATCGAGGATTTCGGCGATCAAACCTATACCCGGCTGTTGAATGCGGGTGCCGAGGAAGCGCCACTCTATGCGTTGGCCATTGATGCCCTGGCGGCGCTGCATCAGAAGCCGCTGCCTAATTCAGACGCAGGGTTCGACCTTTACAATAAGGAGCGGCTGCTGACGGAGGCATCGCTGTTTCCAGACTGGTACTGGGCTTACATTAAGGGTGAGGGCCCAACATCAGCGGAACGGTCCACCTTTATGGGCCTGGTGGAAGCGCAGCTGGATGCGGTTGCCAATCGCCAGGTCTGTGTGGTCCTGCGCGATTACCATGTCGACAATCTGATGCTACGCCCGGATCAAGCGGCGGGCAGCTTGGAAAGCTGCGGCCTGCTAGATTTCCAGGACGCGCTGATCGGGGCTAAGGCCTATGATCTGATGTCCCTCTTGGAAGATGCGCGACGTGACCTGTCCGATGATTTGGTTGCGGCGATGATCGACCGGTACTGTGCGGCCCTGCCGGGCACTGATCGCGACGTCCTCATGGCTGACTATAAGATCCTCGGGATGACCCGGCACGCGAAGATCCTGGGGATCTTTGTTCGGCTGAACGAGCGGGACGGCAAGCCAAAATACCTGAAGCATCTACCGCGGGTGGCGCGGCTCCTCGCCCGCTCACTCACCGCGCCAAGCTTGGTGCCGATGGCTCAGTTCCTGGACGATGCCTGCCCTGGTTGGCGCAACCCACCACAGGTTTAG
- a CDS encoding glutathione S-transferase N-terminal domain-containing protein, translated as MIDLYYWTTPNGHKITLFLEEAGLPYTVHGINISKGEQFEPDFLKIAPNNRIPAIVDREPMGGGGEPISIFESGAILLYLAEKTGKLLAADPAGRYETLQWLMWQMGGLGPMLGQNHHFVTYAPEQVPYAIDRYVGETGRLYGVLNKRLKDREFIAGEYSIADMACYPWIVPHERQRMDLAEFPHVKRWFEAIKERPATIRAYAKADEINQAPTVSEDAKKVLFGQSASTVTDD; from the coding sequence ATGATCGATCTCTATTACTGGACCACACCGAACGGGCACAAAATCACCCTGTTCTTGGAAGAGGCGGGGCTGCCTTACACGGTCCATGGGATCAACATCAGTAAGGGCGAGCAGTTTGAGCCCGACTTCCTAAAAATCGCACCAAACAACAGGATTCCGGCGATTGTGGACAGGGAGCCCATGGGTGGCGGCGGTGAGCCGATCTCAATTTTTGAGAGCGGGGCGATCCTACTTTACCTGGCTGAGAAGACGGGCAAGCTCCTCGCCGCCGATCCGGCCGGCCGTTATGAGACGCTGCAATGGCTGATGTGGCAGATGGGCGGGTTGGGTCCCATGCTCGGCCAGAATCACCATTTTGTTACCTATGCCCCAGAGCAGGTTCCCTACGCCATTGATCGCTATGTTGGTGAGACCGGGCGGCTCTACGGCGTCCTAAACAAGCGTCTTAAGGATCGTGAGTTCATCGCCGGTGAGTACTCAATCGCCGATATGGCCTGTTATCCATGGATTGTGCCCCATGAACGCCAACGCATGGATTTGGCTGAATTTCCCCATGTGAAACGTTGGTTTGAGGCGATCAAGGAGCGCCCAGCCACGATCCGCGCTTATGCCAAGGCGGATGAGATCAATCAGGCCCCAACCGTGTCTGAGGATGCGAAGAAGGTTCTGTTCGGTCAGAGCGCATCAACGGTGACGGATGATTAA